In the genome of Xanthobacteraceae bacterium, one region contains:
- a CDS encoding sulfite exporter TauE/SafE family protein, translating to MTAIALAFFAGTLTVINPCILPLLPVVIAAAFANGRLGALALLAGLVAGFATLGIIVNATGSLFGVGERTLQVFVAGLLIVFAAILLIPPLERRFSNLVAPVGAAGANLAAKANRYGIAGQFAVGILLGAIWAPCSGPSVGAALSLAAEAGGYLQAALRMTAFALGAALVLFLVAIGARSLATRGGGVAKFAPYAKKIAGAAFLLVGILMLSGLDKQIEALLVGLMPNWLINFTTRF from the coding sequence GTGACTGCAATCGCACTCGCGTTCTTCGCCGGTACGCTGACGGTCATCAATCCCTGCATCCTGCCGCTCCTTCCCGTTGTGATCGCGGCAGCCTTCGCGAATGGCAGACTCGGCGCGCTCGCCCTGCTGGCGGGCCTTGTCGCGGGATTTGCGACGCTCGGCATCATCGTCAATGCGACCGGCTCGCTGTTTGGTGTCGGCGAACGCACGCTGCAAGTCTTCGTTGCCGGCCTCCTGATCGTATTCGCGGCAATCCTGCTGATCCCGCCGCTTGAGCGCCGCTTCTCGAATCTGGTCGCACCGGTGGGCGCGGCGGGCGCGAACCTCGCCGCGAAAGCGAACCGCTACGGCATCGCCGGACAATTCGCGGTCGGCATCCTGCTCGGCGCGATCTGGGCGCCGTGCTCAGGACCTTCGGTCGGCGCGGCATTGTCGCTCGCGGCAGAAGCGGGCGGCTATCTGCAAGCCGCACTACGCATGACCGCGTTCGCGCTCGGCGCGGCGCTGGTTCTGTTTCTCGTTGCCATTGGCGCGCGGTCGCTGGCCACGCGCGGCGGCGGGGTTGCGAAGTTCGCGCCCTATGCGAAGAAAATCGCCGGCGCGGCGTTTCTTCTGGTCGGCATTCTGATGCTGAGCGGCCTCGACAAGCAGATCGAGGCGCTGCTCGTCGGCCTGATGCCGAACTGGCTGATCAACTTCACAACGCGATTCTAA
- a CDS encoding thioredoxin family protein: MHRRAFVLLAAAATAAPLFGATNVLAKAFSAYQAESFKKLLAAGGPVVVHVHAEWCPVCHAQIPVMARVLAQPAYRNVQAVRVNFDTDKMFLTDFKVVRQSTIVIYKGGKEIARLSYDTDPARIEQTLERAIS; encoded by the coding sequence ATGCATCGCCGGGCTTTCGTGCTTCTCGCCGCCGCGGCAACCGCTGCCCCACTATTCGGGGCAACCAACGTTCTCGCAAAAGCCTTCAGTGCCTATCAGGCCGAGAGCTTCAAAAAGCTGCTCGCCGCAGGCGGCCCTGTGGTCGTTCATGTCCATGCCGAGTGGTGCCCGGTCTGCCATGCGCAGATTCCGGTGATGGCTCGCGTGCTGGCGCAGCCTGCCTACAGGAACGTGCAGGCGGTGCGCGTGAACTTCGATACGGACAAGATGTTCCTGACCGACTTCAAGGTGGTCCGGCAGTCGACCATCGTGATCTACAAAGGCGGCAAGGAAATCGCGCGGCTTTCCTACGACACCGATCCTGCACGCATCGAGCAGACACTGGAACGCGCCATTTCGTAG
- a CDS encoding GGDEF domain-containing protein produces MLRRIRNRIWAIEDRLTVREQIAAATAGLCLVVAFAIAFGAAYVGRIEATRLINREMIQIAEMTSDRLDRYFYSVFHRVSSYTSFDVIRSHIDTPEKLNPIFDRLNASFPDFNWIAYVSADGTVRAASDGVRVGESVVEEAWFLRGLQGAVSEDRPDFAALEVATRGSGDEPLRFVKFAFPVRNANGVAAGVLVVNVHWREPEEIRVAMQRAGEEIVIVTPSGEVVLGPKGFRNHYPQTKVAEMQKRKHGAFLEENTGREMLSAYAFMDGHREFSGLGWVVIARQPAAAAFAPLRETFWTIVGIGTLVAVIGMMVAGVIANRISSPLRALAFDADRIGRESGPAMLPRQRGSFEVIYLSTALRSLLLRLGFVERMTQEAEAKAAEDAKKFESDLASLRKLAETDPLTNLLNRRAFITSADDAMRYFQRYSRPIAMLVVDIDHFKNVNDSYGHAGGDAVIRKIGALIAQTIRETDKVARFGGEEFVVLLREVDEHGAHELAERIRMIVAESVTPFDGREIAVTISIGCAAITAHDRDVEELIERADRALYAAKSAGRNCIRLAPAPAPRQTRAA; encoded by the coding sequence TTGCTAAGGCGCATACGAAACCGGATCTGGGCCATCGAGGACCGTCTGACGGTCCGCGAACAGATCGCGGCTGCAACCGCCGGGCTATGTCTTGTCGTAGCTTTCGCGATTGCGTTCGGCGCCGCCTATGTCGGCCGGATCGAAGCGACGCGGCTCATCAACCGGGAAATGATCCAGATCGCGGAGATGACCTCCGATCGCCTGGACCGGTATTTTTACAGCGTCTTTCATCGCGTTTCTTCTTATACGTCGTTCGACGTAATTCGCAGCCATATCGACACTCCCGAAAAGCTCAACCCTATTTTTGACCGGCTCAACGCGAGTTTCCCCGATTTCAACTGGATCGCTTATGTATCCGCCGACGGCACCGTGCGCGCAGCATCCGATGGCGTGCGGGTTGGAGAGAGCGTTGTCGAGGAAGCGTGGTTTCTGCGCGGTCTGCAAGGCGCGGTTAGCGAAGACCGCCCGGATTTTGCCGCGCTTGAAGTTGCGACGCGTGGGAGCGGCGACGAACCGTTGCGTTTCGTGAAGTTCGCTTTCCCGGTTCGCAATGCGAACGGCGTCGCTGCGGGTGTTCTCGTCGTCAACGTGCATTGGCGCGAGCCGGAAGAGATTCGTGTCGCGATGCAACGCGCCGGAGAAGAGATCGTAATCGTGACACCATCCGGCGAGGTGGTGCTGGGACCGAAAGGTTTCCGCAATCACTATCCGCAGACAAAGGTCGCGGAGATGCAGAAGCGCAAGCACGGTGCGTTTCTAGAAGAAAATACCGGTAGGGAAATGCTCTCTGCCTACGCATTCATGGATGGTCACCGCGAATTTTCCGGTCTGGGCTGGGTCGTGATCGCGCGGCAGCCGGCTGCGGCTGCTTTCGCGCCGCTGCGCGAGACGTTCTGGACCATTGTAGGAATCGGCACCCTCGTCGCGGTGATCGGCATGATGGTCGCCGGCGTGATCGCGAACCGCATCTCCAGTCCACTTCGCGCGCTTGCTTTCGACGCCGACCGCATTGGCCGCGAGAGCGGTCCCGCGATGCTGCCGCGGCAGCGCGGCTCGTTCGAAGTCATTTATTTGTCAACTGCCTTGCGCTCGCTGCTACTGCGGCTCGGTTTCGTCGAGCGAATGACGCAGGAGGCCGAAGCAAAGGCCGCAGAGGATGCGAAGAAATTCGAGAGCGATCTCGCGAGCCTGCGCAAGCTCGCGGAAACAGATCCGCTCACGAACCTGCTCAACCGCCGCGCCTTCATAACTTCAGCGGACGATGCGATGCGCTACTTCCAGCGCTACAGCCGCCCGATTGCGATGCTGGTGGTGGACATCGACCATTTCAAGAACGTGAACGACAGCTACGGCCACGCCGGGGGCGACGCGGTGATCCGCAAGATCGGCGCACTGATCGCGCAGACCATCCGCGAAACCGACAAGGTGGCGCGTTTCGGCGGCGAGGAATTCGTTGTCCTGCTCCGCGAGGTCGACGAACACGGCGCTCACGAACTGGCCGAGCGCATCCGTATGATTGTCGCCGAGTCGGTGACGCCTTTCGACGGCCGCGAAATCGCGGTGACCATCAGCATCGGCTGCGCTGCGATCACCGCCCACGACCGCGATGTCGAAGAATTGATCGAGCGTGCCGACCGGGCGCTCTACGCGGCCAAATCGGCGGGCCGCAATTGCATCCGGCTGGCTCCGGCGCCTGCGCCGCGCCAGACGCGCGCCGCATAA
- a CDS encoding LemA family protein, with amino-acid sequence MATGLLMFLGIIVVLVLYIVFVYNGLVALRQRANQAFADVDVQLKQRHDLIPNLVETVKGYATHERGTLEAVIAARNAAMAARGPGQQAQAENMLTKALGGLIALAEAYPDLKANTNFQQLQTELADIENKLAAARRFFNNAVQEYNTAIEQLPAALFAGALGFRHREFFDVGDARPQLEVAPNVKF; translated from the coding sequence ATGGCCACCGGTCTTTTGATGTTCTTGGGGATTATCGTCGTCCTCGTTCTTTATATCGTTTTCGTCTACAACGGCCTTGTCGCGCTCCGGCAGCGCGCCAATCAGGCATTCGCCGACGTAGACGTGCAGCTCAAGCAACGTCACGACCTGATCCCAAACCTCGTCGAGACGGTGAAGGGCTACGCCACCCACGAACGCGGGACGCTGGAGGCGGTAATTGCTGCGCGTAACGCCGCGATGGCAGCGCGCGGTCCCGGCCAGCAGGCGCAGGCGGAGAACATGCTGACCAAGGCCCTCGGCGGCCTGATCGCGTTGGCCGAGGCCTATCCGGACCTCAAGGCCAACACGAACTTCCAACAGTTGCAGACCGAGCTGGCCGACATCGAGAACAAGCTCGCTGCCGCCCGCCGCTTCTTCAACAACGCGGTCCAGGAATACAACACCGCGATCGAGCAGCTTCCGGCCGCGCTGTTTGCCGGTGCGCTCGGCTTCCGTCATCGCGAGTTCTTCGATGTGGGCGATGCGCGCCCGCAACTCGAAGTCGCTCCGAACGTGAAGTTCTGA
- a CDS encoding M48 family metallopeptidase yields MAAYGLYTHIRGNRLRSTALIVGLFFLVYLLTFAGAILFEAFTNMNAPLDYIMYRAWRDLLPAVPFATVGTVIWLLIGYKFHQSIIDSQTGAVGVTRQEEPKLYNLLENLCISRGIPMPKLKITEDTALNAYATGLNQKQYTIAVTRGLLEKLNDDEIEAVLAHELTHIRNGDVKLLVTAVVLAGIISFIGELTFRFVFNSGSSGRSTYRSGSSSDKKGGGAVAAILIALAIIAVAWIFSIVIRFALSRSREYLADAGAVELTKNPDAMIMALRKIENRGELQKATSAIMEMCFDNPYSGFADLFSTHPSIDKRVEALVRTAGGRDPGVIDMPESEGSHTASEEDYAAPSQEQLPDQGAQPQPGPWGTPQPVPQQPQPQAGWIPGPGKPNPWR; encoded by the coding sequence ATGGCCGCCTACGGTCTCTACACCCATATCCGCGGCAACCGCCTGCGCTCGACGGCACTGATCGTCGGCCTGTTCTTCCTCGTTTATCTGCTGACCTTCGCTGGCGCGATCCTGTTCGAGGCGTTCACCAACATGAACGCGCCGCTCGACTACATAATGTATCGCGCGTGGCGCGATCTGCTTCCCGCAGTTCCTTTCGCGACCGTAGGCACGGTAATCTGGCTACTGATCGGTTACAAATTCCATCAGAGCATCATCGACAGTCAGACCGGCGCGGTCGGCGTGACGCGGCAGGAGGAGCCGAAGCTCTACAATCTGCTCGAAAATCTCTGCATCTCGCGCGGCATCCCGATGCCGAAGCTCAAAATCACGGAAGACACGGCCCTCAACGCATACGCCACCGGCCTGAACCAGAAACAGTACACCATCGCGGTCACGCGCGGCCTGCTGGAGAAGCTGAACGACGACGAGATCGAAGCGGTACTCGCCCACGAACTGACCCACATCCGCAACGGCGACGTGAAGCTGCTCGTCACCGCCGTGGTGCTGGCCGGCATCATTTCCTTCATCGGCGAACTGACGTTCCGTTTCGTCTTCAATTCCGGAAGCTCCGGCCGCAGCACCTACCGCTCCGGTTCGTCGAGCGACAAGAAAGGCGGCGGCGCGGTAGCCGCGATTCTGATTGCGCTCGCCATCATTGCGGTCGCGTGGATATTTTCCATCGTGATCCGCTTTGCGCTCTCGCGCTCGCGCGAATATCTGGCGGATGCCGGCGCGGTCGAACTGACGAAAAATCCGGACGCCATGATCATGGCGCTGCGCAAGATCGAAAACCGCGGCGAATTGCAGAAAGCCACCTCCGCGATCATGGAGATGTGCTTCGACAATCCGTATTCGGGTTTCGCGGACCTGTTCTCGACGCATCCTTCCATCGACAAGCGCGTCGAAGCGCTGGTGCGCACGGCCGGCGGCCGCGATCCCGGCGTGATCGACATGCCCGAAAGCGAAGGCTCGCATACCGCGAGCGAGGAAGATTACGCGGCGCCCTCGCAGGAGCAGTTACCCGATCAAGGCGCGCAGCCGCAGCCGGGGCCGTGGGGAACGCCGCAGCCCGTGCCGCAACAGCCGCAGCCGCAGGCCGGATGGATACCCGGACCCGGCAAGCCCAATCCCTGGCGCTGA
- a CDS encoding cell wall hydrolase translates to MRIQRANARRVPYLRPALVISFFLLGSTHVARQDIGSLFAQAPGVADRARAHLREGGMVSLRTATFSFPQRNLFALPEVPVRAALNPDPEITGSIPPERNPLNVDRTNKTNRIGIREENPLSFPLYDVALSLELDPNVPQANRLFDVDEPRADAPGHLAHATDLPQANPDGMFRMDGRIFFDVDDAALPPGAFRHKQPVPPAAAQEASLSANGEQPEKNINRKRTPAERLGLNGPARAKAHLCLANAIYFEARSEPEKGQIAVAQVVVNRAFSGYYPNDICGVVYQNKHRHLSCQFTFACDGIPDIVNDKPSWAVAERIANEVLDGKLYLEDVGKATHYHAYYVSPYWARSMRKMARIGAHTFYYPRQWELNEPPAVANAN, encoded by the coding sequence ATGCGTATCCAGCGAGCGAACGCCCGCCGCGTTCCATATTTGCGCCCTGCGCTCGTCATTTCCTTTTTTCTTCTCGGCAGCACCCACGTCGCCCGGCAGGACATCGGCAGCCTGTTCGCGCAGGCGCCCGGCGTGGCCGACCGCGCGCGCGCGCATCTGCGCGAAGGCGGCATGGTTTCGCTGCGTACGGCGACCTTCTCGTTCCCGCAGCGGAACCTGTTTGCGCTCCCGGAAGTGCCGGTGCGCGCGGCGCTGAACCCGGATCCGGAAATCACCGGCTCGATCCCGCCGGAGCGCAATCCACTTAACGTGGACCGCACCAACAAGACCAACCGCATCGGCATCCGCGAAGAAAATCCGCTCAGCTTCCCGCTGTACGACGTCGCGCTCTCGCTTGAACTCGACCCGAATGTGCCGCAGGCAAATCGCCTGTTCGACGTGGACGAACCGCGCGCCGATGCGCCCGGCCACCTCGCCCACGCCACCGACCTGCCGCAAGCCAATCCCGACGGCATGTTTCGCATGGACGGCCGCATTTTCTTCGATGTAGACGACGCCGCGCTGCCTCCCGGCGCCTTCCGCCACAAGCAACCTGTACCGCCCGCGGCGGCTCAGGAAGCCTCCCTGTCGGCGAACGGCGAGCAGCCCGAAAAGAATATCAACCGCAAGCGCACGCCCGCAGAACGTCTCGGCCTGAACGGCCCAGCCCGCGCAAAAGCGCACCTCTGTCTTGCGAATGCGATTTACTTCGAAGCCCGCTCTGAACCCGAAAAGGGCCAGATTGCGGTGGCGCAAGTGGTCGTGAACCGCGCGTTCTCCGGCTACTACCCGAACGACATCTGCGGCGTCGTCTACCAGAACAAGCACCGCCATCTCTCGTGCCAGTTCACCTTCGCCTGCGACGGTATCCCCGATATCGTGAACGACAAGCCGTCATGGGCGGTCGCGGAGCGCATCGCGAACGAAGTGCTCGACGGCAAGCTGTATCTGGAGGATGTGGGCAAGGCGACGCACTATCACGCCTATTACGTCAGCCCGTACTGGGCGCGCAGCATGCGCAAGATGGCGCGGATCGGCGCGCACACCTTCTACTATCCGCGTCAGTGGGAACTGAACGAGCCGCCGGCTGTCGCAAACGCGAACTGA
- a CDS encoding 50S ribosome-binding GTPase yields MGVPSLQELRSGGKAALARALAAIETEANSQALAALLDEACAHPKAHVIGLTGTPGVGKSTLINAMISRARTADRTIAIIAVDPSSKATRGALLGDRARMTTNPDDKGVFVRSMAARDRLGGISNETIAAAVLMRALYDIVIVETVGVGQSESDIASIADTVLLCIQPGAGDSLQFMKAGVMELPDVIAVTKGDMGAAARRARADVEGALGLSAHGEWTAPVVVISASTGDGLDALDEAMGRHLAFLDAEQRRAKKRHEQEAAWVAEAIRARFGSEGLDAAGTVQTSPGGPFTRELRLAGELRKRLFPLTGK; encoded by the coding sequence ATGGGCGTCCCTTCCCTTCAGGAGCTGCGCAGTGGCGGCAAGGCGGCCCTCGCGCGCGCACTCGCCGCGATCGAAACCGAGGCGAATTCGCAAGCCCTCGCAGCGCTGCTCGACGAAGCCTGCGCGCATCCCAAGGCGCACGTGATCGGTCTCACCGGCACGCCGGGCGTCGGCAAATCGACGCTCATCAACGCGATGATCTCGCGGGCGCGCACGGCGGACAGGACGATTGCCATTATCGCCGTCGACCCTTCGTCGAAAGCAACACGCGGCGCGCTGCTCGGCGACCGCGCGCGCATGACCACGAACCCGGATGACAAGGGCGTATTCGTGCGCTCGATGGCCGCGCGCGACCGGCTCGGCGGCATTTCCAACGAGACCATCGCCGCCGCCGTGCTGATGCGCGCGCTCTATGACATCGTGATCGTCGAGACGGTCGGCGTCGGCCAGTCGGAGTCCGACATCGCAAGCATTGCCGATACGGTGCTGCTCTGCATCCAGCCCGGCGCGGGCGACAGCCTGCAATTCATGAAAGCCGGCGTGATGGAATTACCGGACGTGATCGCCGTGACCAAGGGCGACATGGGAGCGGCTGCGCGCCGTGCGCGCGCGGATGTCGAGGGCGCGCTCGGCCTCTCCGCGCATGGCGAATGGACCGCGCCGGTCGTGGTGATCTCGGCCAGCACCGGCGACGGCCTCGATGCACTCGACGAAGCGATGGGACGGCACCTTGCGTTTCTGGATGCGGAGCAAAGGCGCGCGAAAAAGCGCCACGAGCAGGAAGCGGCCTGGGTCGCGGAAGCAATCCGCGCGCGCTTCGGGAGCGAAGGCCTCGATGCCGCCGGAACCGTGCAGACCTCGCCCGGCGGTCCCTTTACCCGCGAACTGCGGCTGGCCGGAGAGCTTAGAAAGCGGCTGTTTCCGTTAACCGGCAAGTAA